The genomic region GCTTCTTGAATGAGATTCTTGATCGGCCAAGTTCCGAGCGCGCGGAAATGATCATCGTTGCCGGGTTGCCGGCGGCTGGTGTCACGGTGCCGGATATCAGCAAAAAATCGTTGGATGAAATTGCGCGCTTTTACTGAAGTCAAAAAAAGCGAGATTATTTTTCCCCGACTCTGATTTGCCAACAGGCCAGCAAGGCCAATACGGACATAACGACGGCAAAGTTGTAGGCCATTGCTGGACTCATTTGTTGCCATAAAGTACCGACCACCGCGCCATTGGCCACCAACGCCAGACCGGTCAGCAACGCATACAAACCAAATGCAGTACCGCGTTTCAACTCTGGCGCATGCAGGGAAATCAGCGCCGCCAATATGCCTTGTGAACTGCCAAGATGCAGCCCCCATAACGCGGCACCAAGCCAAATCATCTGACTGAAGTCGGCGAAGCGCAGCACCAACATGGCGGCCAACAAGATCACCATACTGGCGATCAACAGCCGACGCGGGCCGATATCGTCGAACCATTTTCCGACCGGGTAAACGCTGGCGGCATAAACGATATTCATCGTTGCGAACAACAACGGTGTTTCACTTTCACTCAAGCCCACCGATTGACCGCGCAACAACAAGAACGCTTCACTCGGCCGTGCCAGCGCCATCGCGCAGGCAACGGCGACAACGAGCCAATAGGTTTTGGAAAAAGGCGGTGATTCGGCGTCTTCGCCATTTTTGTCTTCATTATTTTTTTGGTGCTCCGGTTCGCGCACAAAGAGCAGCAAGATGCTGACTGACAGCACTGCCGGAATCGCGGCCAGCCAAAACACCAAACGGTAATTGTCGTGCAGCCACCACATCGCCAGCGCTGCCAGCAATGGCCCGACCAAGGCGCCTGCCGTGTCCATCGCCTGACGCAAACCATAGGCGCGGCCTCGC from Permianibacter aggregans harbors:
- a CDS encoding MFS transporter; the protein is MTEKQGLHRSVIALGFVSFFMDVSSEAIHSLLPLFMVNVLGLSALAVGLIDGGTESLKLFFKPLSGWLSDRFQHRKYLTAFGYGLAACTKPLFALAQGLPLIITARLLDRTGKGIRGAPRDALIADITPKPLRGRAYGLRQAMDTAGALVGPLLAALAMWWLHDNYRLVFWLAAIPAVLSVSILLLFVREPEHQKNNEDKNGEDAESPPFSKTYWLVVAVACAMALARPSEAFLLLRGQSVGLSESETPLLFATMNIVYAASVYPVGKWFDDIGPRRLLIASMVILLAAMLVLRFADFSQMIWLGAALWGLHLGSSQGILAALISLHAPELKRGTAFGLYALLTGLALVANGAVVGTLWQQMSPAMAYNFAVVMSVLALLACWQIRVGEK